GCTCGGTGGTGGGTAGCAGCGCTTTCTGCTGCTGCACTTGCGTCGTAACCAACGAGTCGAAGGTTTGTACCGGGCGCAGCGCTACGACCTTCAGAGCGGTTGGCCTTGCCTTCGGAGCCTTTGCAGCTGTTGGGGCGGAAGAGTCATAATAGCGCCAGCCTAGTAGGGTCAGCACCAGCAAACCTAGGCCGACGGCGGGGGCTACCCAGCGTCGTTCGGCGGGTAAATCGGCAAAATCAGGTTCGGTGGTTACAACATTTGTGTTTATTTCGGGCCGCGTATCGAAGCCGCGCTGGTGCAGCTCGCGCCGGGCGGCAGCCACCACATCGGGATGATAAAACTCGGGGTGCTGGATAAGATAACGCAGTTCGGCTTCAGTTTTTTGACTGAATGAATCGGCAGGGCGAGCAGCCGGAGAAGAAGACATAAATCGAAAATAAATAACGACGCAAAAAAGTAGACGATAACTTCCCTAAGTTGCGCAAAAGCTGTGCAACATTCGCACAAGCGCAAAACCACCTTGCTGAGCCCGCGTATATCGTGTGCTACTTCTCACCTCATACCCGTCAGACAGACGCTAGGATTATGGCAGAAAACAAGGAAATTCCCACCGATGCTCAAGCTATTGAGCAAGAGGGGACAGCACAGCCCGATCAGCGGCAGCCGGAAGGACGCCAGTTCCCCGACAACCACTCCGACGCGCTCCGAGGCCTCAACGCCGACGACAGCTCCGGCAGCGGTGGCACCGAAGGCGGGCATGAAATCAAAGGGAAAAATGTAAGCACCAGCACCCACTACGATAAGCCCGGCAATGCCGACGAAGGTGACGTAGGCGGGAGCACTGCCTCCAGCGGAACGGGAGTTTCGGGAGGCGAAACCGGCAAAGTGTCGTTGTAAGTAGTACCTTTCTGCCGCCGGCAGCAACGTGCGGCGGTTTCTTTCTTATCCACTTTTCTTCTGTTTCACTTATGGCTATTAAAACCCTGAACAGCCCAGCAAGCGGTAGCCAAACGGCTTTCGCGGACGACGATGTTTACACCCTAACGGCTCGCGCTGCCCAAGGCGGTCCAGATGACGACGATGACCTCGACGATGACGAGGACTTCGACGACGATGACGATCTGGATGTTGACGACGACCTAGAGGATGACGATCTGGACGCCGACGACGACCTCGATGATGATTTCGATGATGATCTGGAGGAGGACGACGACGATGACGACGACCTAGCCTAGGCTATACACTAAGTCAGCATGTTGCATTTGGCGACCTAAAAGGACCGCCACCACCCGTTGAAAAACGGTAGTGCTGTAGCTCAGAAGTTTGGGATAGACTATCTTCCCAGCCCTATGAATACTTCGCTTTCCGGATACCGCTGGTGGTGGCGGTCTTTTTTTGTTGCGGCGTACCTGCTTAGCAGCCAGCTAGGTATGGCGCAGCTTGGCAACCCGCTCCGCCGCGTGCTGCGCGCCGATACGGCTACGTTTGGACGCATCTTGCGCCAGCCCGACCGCTATCGGGTACAGATTCTCTACACCCGTATCAACCGCGACGGGCAGAATCGGCCGCACTTTCGTACTTATGGCTACCGCGTGCGGCCGCATGAGTATTTCTATCCGGCCAGCACGGTGAAGTTGCCTGCGGCGGTACTGGCGCTTCAGAAACTGCATCGGCTGCAAGCTCAGGTGCCTGGGCTCACGCCCGAGTCGCCGGTGCGGATCGATTCGTCCTTTGCGGGACAAACCATGGTGCGGCGCGACACTAGCGCAGCTGATGGACGACCTAGCCTGGCACAGTACATTCGCAAGGTGCTGCTCGTGAGTGACAACGATGCCTTTAATCGGCTGTACGAGTTTCTAGGGCAAGGTCCGCTGAATGAGGAACTGCACCGCAGGGGCTACGAGTCGGCGCGCATCATTCACCGGCTCTCCGTGGGCGACCAGGAGCCCGGCTCCCGCCACACCAACCCCATGACGTTTTACGCCGATACGGCTTTGCAGCGTCCTTTGTACCTGCAACCCGCGGCATTCAACGAGCAGCCTTTCCCAGCCGTGCGGCGCGACAACTTGCTTGTTGGAAAAGCCTACATGCAGGGTGACAAGCGTGTGGATGGTTCTGAGAATACCGTCCAGGTGAACAAACCGATGGACTTTACCACAAA
This Hymenobacter sp. GOD-10R DNA region includes the following protein-coding sequences:
- a CDS encoding serine hydrolase, with amino-acid sequence MNTSLSGYRWWWRSFFVAAYLLSSQLGMAQLGNPLRRVLRADTATFGRILRQPDRYRVQILYTRINRDGQNRPHFRTYGYRVRPHEYFYPASTVKLPAAVLALQKLHRLQAQVPGLTPESPVRIDSSFAGQTMVRRDTSAADGRPSLAQYIRKVLLVSDNDAFNRLYEFLGQGPLNEELHRRGYESARIIHRLSVGDQEPGSRHTNPMTFYADTALQRPLYLQPAAFNEQPFPAVRRDNLLVGKAYMQGDKRVDGSENTVQVNKPMDFTTKNFISLADLQGVLRAVLFPEAVPVKQRFELAEEDYAFLRRYLSMLPRESAHPRYNTKEFPDNYVKFLLAGGAAGPLPAGVRIFNKIGQAYGFLIDNAYIVDLDRNVEFMLSAVIYANSDEVLNDDHYDYDTVAFPFLRDLGKAVYQYELQRPRRHKPDLSRFRLRYAE